The following are from one region of the Stanieria sp. NIES-3757 genome:
- a CDS encoding Prephenate dehydrogenase, with product MIEQHIKEIDTELIRLLGKKIELLQETKNNDVIESNLIPILDRVGVPEFIWKNLVINCQAAAKNRLPTNLQPITKPRKVTIIGGSGMMGSFFAQKLSAAGHQVTILEHNDWDKAEELLTNKDLVLICVPIKYTTEVITKTVKYLSPNTALADLTSIKTPALKTMLEYHPGAVMGLHPMFGKVQSFLSQKVVVCSGRRDEEFQWLLELIKADGGELIYSTAEEHDLMMVAVQAVRQFTTFSLGGFLAEQELDTCRSLDFASPPYRLQLGMISRLLTQSAPMVIDIMLATTESRQAIAQLANTYHRLAQWIDEGRREELIAEFGAIQAYLAPQLDCCLAESNHVIEALSDFLKEKRQSAEFKGRRGEPPFALTGSRRQKLKASRLGSHRVAEVSSVVASDV from the coding sequence ATGATCGAACAACATATCAAAGAAATCGATACAGAATTAATTCGATTACTGGGAAAAAAGATCGAGCTTTTACAAGAAACAAAAAACAATGATGTAATTGAATCAAATCTTATCCCCATTTTGGATCGAGTTGGTGTTCCTGAATTTATTTGGAAAAATTTAGTCATTAATTGTCAGGCAGCAGCTAAAAATAGATTGCCAACTAATCTTCAACCAATAACTAAACCGCGAAAAGTTACTATAATCGGTGGCAGTGGCATGATGGGTAGTTTCTTTGCTCAAAAACTATCCGCAGCAGGACATCAAGTAACCATTCTCGAACATAATGATTGGGATAAGGCAGAAGAATTATTAACTAACAAAGATTTAGTTTTAATCTGCGTACCCATCAAATACACCACTGAAGTAATCACAAAAACTGTTAAATATCTCTCTCCTAATACAGCTTTAGCCGATCTTACCAGTATTAAAACTCCTGCCTTGAAAACCATGTTGGAATACCATCCAGGTGCAGTAATGGGTTTGCATCCCATGTTTGGTAAGGTGCAATCTTTCCTATCCCAAAAAGTTGTAGTTTGTTCGGGACGTAGAGATGAGGAATTTCAATGGTTACTTGAACTAATCAAAGCCGATGGAGGCGAATTAATCTATTCTACTGCGGAAGAACACGATCTCATGATGGTTGCAGTTCAAGCTGTGCGTCAGTTTACTACCTTTAGTCTGGGGGGATTTTTAGCAGAACAAGAATTAGATACCTGTCGCAGTCTCGATTTTGCCAGTCCTCCCTATCGTTTGCAATTGGGAATGATTAGTCGTTTGTTAACTCAGTCTGCACCAATGGTAATCGATATTATGCTTGCTACGACCGAATCCCGTCAGGCAATCGCTCAATTAGCCAATACTTATCATCGTCTCGCGCAATGGATAGATGAAGGCAGAAGAGAAGAATTAATCGCAGAATTTGGCGCAATTCAAGCTTATTTAGCTCCTCAATTGGATTGTTGTTTAGCAGAAAGCAATCATGTTATTGAAGCGTTGAGTGATTTTTTAAAGGAAAAAAGGCAGTCCGCAGAATTCAAAGGGCGTAGGGGCGAACCGCCGTTCGCCCTTACAGGAAGCAGGAGACAAAAGTTAAAAGCTAGTAGGTTAGGGAGTCACCGTGTTGCGGAGGTGTCCTCCGTTGTAGCAAGTGACGTTTGA
- a CDS encoding hypothetical protein (conserved hypothetical protein (TPR repeats)): MNKQLIDIEATQLKNEAFNPFAEETIPTQQITQLRASSEKSPSEQLIEALLTYPDQAIKILEANEELINSDLVEQMESVATQMKAKGSTDAANFLKNIASQIKKALAVCEFREANEESLEAYHHLIEVLLTYPNQTSKILATNKKLLDAGLFQVMEQMAMQMSTNGSDKAAVFLQDLANQLQEAGYHQLLPAQPKRNWKLWLGGAVVLLSGLSILLINPFAAKTPPPQESSLNSLALASDNALPVKTIA, encoded by the coding sequence ATGAACAAGCAACTTATAGATATAGAAGCTACACAGCTTAAGAATGAAGCTTTTAATCCTTTTGCAGAAGAAACTATTCCCACTCAACAGATAACTCAATTAAGAGCATCTTCAGAAAAATCGCCATCGGAACAATTAATTGAAGCTTTATTAACCTATCCAGATCAGGCTATTAAAATCTTAGAAGCTAACGAAGAATTAATTAATTCCGATTTAGTAGAACAAATGGAATCAGTAGCTACTCAGATGAAAGCTAAGGGTTCAACTGATGCAGCTAATTTCCTTAAAAATATAGCTTCTCAAATCAAAAAGGCTCTAGCTGTATGTGAATTTCGGGAAGCTAATGAAGAATCGCTGGAAGCTTATCATCATTTAATTGAAGTTTTACTTACTTATCCCAACCAAACTAGCAAGATTTTAGCTACTAATAAAAAGCTGCTTGACGCTGGACTATTCCAAGTTATGGAACAAATGGCTATGCAGATGTCAACCAATGGTTCTGACAAAGCAGCAGTTTTTTTACAAGATTTGGCAAATCAATTACAGGAAGCAGGTTATCATCAGTTACTGCCAGCACAACCCAAACGTAACTGGAAACTATGGCTTGGCGGTGCAGTTGTTTTACTATCGGGGTTGTCAATCTTATTAATTAATCCTTTTGCTGCTAAAACTCCGCCTCCTCAAGAAAGCTCTCTAAATTCGTTAGCTTTAGCTT